The Deinococcus wulumuqiensis R12 genome has a window encoding:
- the mnhG gene encoding monovalent cation/H(+) antiporter subunit G: MGEALLRDFNPWRDIPILIGAFFVLTAAIGMVRFPDLYSRLHASSKLVTLGSAGIFLGVALSFQESAALTRLIAVLLFQFLTTPLTAYLIAQAAYLQGLPPVLPGGVDEWGALGKAEELAQADQEAVQNLAAERQT; the protein is encoded by the coding sequence ATGGGGGAGGCCCTGCTGCGTGACTTCAACCCCTGGCGCGACATTCCCATCCTGATTGGCGCCTTTTTCGTGCTCACGGCGGCCATCGGGATGGTGCGCTTTCCCGACCTGTATTCGCGGCTGCACGCCAGTTCCAAGCTGGTGACGCTGGGTTCGGCAGGCATTTTCCTGGGGGTCGCGCTCTCGTTTCAGGAGTCGGCGGCGCTCACCCGATTGATCGCCGTGCTGCTGTTTCAGTTTCTGACCACGCCGCTCACCGCTTACCTCATCGCGCAGGCGGCTTACCTTCAGGGCCTGCCCCCGGTGCTGCCGGGCGGCGTGGACGAGTGGGGCGCCCTGGGCAAAGCCGAGGAACTCGCGCAGGCCGACCAGGAAGCCGTGCAGAACCTCGCGGCGGAGCGGCAGACCTGA
- a CDS encoding monovalent cation/H+ antiporter complex subunit F, which produces MIIDIALGIVTLSVLLVTYRVLRGPSWGDRIMAFDFLSVNLVVLFALLAVRSRMLVMLDAALVLSLLGFLSTVALTRYLLVGRVMR; this is translated from the coding sequence ATGATCATCGATATCGCTCTGGGCATCGTGACCCTCTCGGTCCTGCTCGTGACCTACCGTGTGCTGCGCGGCCCGAGCTGGGGCGACCGCATCATGGCTTTCGACTTTCTGAGTGTGAATCTGGTGGTGCTGTTCGCGCTGCTGGCCGTGCGCAGCCGCATGCTGGTGATGCTCGACGCCGCGCTGGTCCTGTCGCTGCTGGGCTTTCTGAGCACGGTGGCCCTGACCCGCTACCTGCTCGTCGGGCGGGTGATGCGCTGA
- a CDS encoding Na+/H+ antiporter subunit E, with translation MRGLALNLLLAVVWALFSGEVSSRELVVGFLVGFLIVLLFPRALGAERYLERSRGLASFVVFFLRELTVANVQVALMSLRRDPQLNPMIVAVPLRLQSELGLTLLAAAITLMPGTVAMGLSHDRRTLYAHAVGLPTAQAARDSIVKVEEELLRFLQPGSRSFRQGEVLT, from the coding sequence ATGAGGGGGCTGGCGCTCAATCTGCTGCTGGCGGTCGTGTGGGCGCTGTTTTCCGGCGAGGTGAGCAGCCGCGAACTGGTCGTCGGGTTTCTGGTCGGCTTTCTCATCGTGCTGCTCTTTCCACGTGCGCTGGGGGCGGAGCGGTACCTGGAACGCAGCCGGGGGCTGGCGAGCTTCGTGGTCTTTTTCCTGCGGGAGCTGACGGTGGCCAACGTGCAGGTCGCGCTGATGTCCCTGCGGCGTGACCCGCAGCTCAACCCCATGATCGTGGCGGTGCCGCTGCGGCTGCAGAGCGAACTGGGGCTGACCCTGCTCGCCGCCGCCATCACCCTGATGCCGGGCACGGTGGCGATGGGGCTGAGCCATGACCGCCGCACGCTCTATGCCCACGCGGTGGGGCTGCCGACGGCGCAGGCGGCCCGCGACAGCATCGTCAAGGTGGAAGAGGAGCTGCTGCGCTTTCTTCAGCCCGGTTCGCGCTCCTTTCGGCAAGGCGAGGTGCTGACATGA
- a CDS encoding proton-conducting transporter membrane subunit, producing MTTIAAGVVNSWLPLAPILTPLGLGLLALAPLRRPLQVGVLLGGMALTLLFACLLLAATGDGTVLVSALGGWSAPFGIVMAADRLAAYMSVLGAVSGLFAAWFMVTEQDRVRERHHAFALLLLLMTGVQLSFLTGDLFNLFVAFEVMLVASYALAVLGSGREQLREGFRYIVMNLTASALLVLACGLTYGVLGTLNFAHLAQRSAELGPNTTVTAVSVLLLIVFAAKGALFPLGFWLPGTYPALPTASGTFFAAVLTKVGVYALLRVFTTVFPQDPALPQSLLLGLGAVTMLYGALGAVSQREWRRILSFTVVGSVGYLAFGLGIGTPEALRATVAYLAVSVLVTLALFLIAGVAERASGTRNVKARGFLEFMPLLAACFLLCALTVAGLPPSGGFIAKFALVRAGLAQAAAQGSPLIVVAVVSALLSSLITLYALLSVWRGFFWGKHPREEPVRRVPLAQRLPAYLASALVAGLSLGAGPLLAFSGTVARELGEPGRYIRGVLGTAPVVIPPPPTGDDVQKKDGPKEEKK from the coding sequence GTGACGACAATTGCGGCGGGCGTGGTGAATTCCTGGCTGCCGCTCGCGCCGATTCTGACGCCGCTGGGCCTCGGGCTGCTGGCGCTGGCCCCGCTGCGCCGCCCGCTTCAGGTGGGCGTATTGCTCGGCGGCATGGCGCTGACACTGCTGTTCGCGTGCCTGCTGCTGGCGGCCACCGGCGACGGCACGGTGCTGGTCAGTGCGCTGGGCGGCTGGTCGGCTCCTTTCGGCATCGTGATGGCCGCCGACCGGCTGGCTGCCTACATGAGCGTGCTGGGCGCCGTCTCGGGCCTTTTCGCCGCGTGGTTCATGGTGACCGAGCAGGACCGGGTGCGCGAGCGGCACCACGCTTTTGCGCTGCTGCTGCTGCTCATGACCGGCGTGCAGCTCTCGTTCCTGACCGGCGACCTGTTCAACCTGTTCGTGGCCTTCGAGGTGATGCTGGTGGCGAGCTACGCCCTGGCGGTGCTGGGCAGTGGCCGCGAGCAACTGCGCGAGGGGTTTCGCTACATCGTGATGAACCTGACCGCCTCGGCGCTGCTGGTCCTGGCCTGCGGCCTGACCTACGGGGTACTGGGCACACTCAACTTCGCGCACCTCGCGCAGCGCAGCGCCGAACTGGGGCCGAACACCACCGTCACGGCGGTCAGCGTGCTGCTGCTGATCGTGTTTGCCGCCAAGGGCGCACTGTTTCCGCTGGGCTTCTGGCTGCCCGGCACCTACCCGGCGCTGCCCACCGCCAGCGGCACCTTCTTCGCGGCGGTGCTGACCAAAGTGGGCGTCTACGCCCTGCTGCGCGTGTTCACCACCGTCTTTCCGCAGGACCCGGCGCTGCCGCAATCGCTCCTGCTGGGCCTGGGCGCGGTCACCATGCTCTACGGGGCGCTGGGCGCGGTCAGCCAGCGCGAGTGGCGGCGCATCCTGTCGTTCACGGTGGTGGGCAGCGTGGGCTACCTGGCCTTCGGGCTGGGCATCGGCACGCCCGAGGCGCTGCGGGCCACCGTCGCCTACCTCGCGGTGAGCGTGCTGGTCACGCTGGCGCTGTTCCTGATCGCGGGCGTGGCGGAGCGGGCAAGCGGCACGCGCAACGTCAAGGCGCGGGGATTTCTGGAATTCATGCCGCTGCTGGCCGCCTGCTTCCTGCTGTGCGCCCTCACGGTGGCCGGACTGCCGCCGAGCGGCGGGTTTATCGCCAAGTTCGCGCTGGTGCGGGCGGGACTGGCCCAGGCAGCGGCGCAGGGGTCGCCCCTGATCGTCGTCGCCGTGGTGAGTGCGCTGCTGTCCAGCCTGATTACGCTCTACGCTCTGCTGAGCGTCTGGCGCGGCTTTTTCTGGGGCAAGCACCCGCGTGAGGAACCGGTGCGCCGCGTGCCGCTCGCTCAGCGCCTGCCCGCGTATCTGGCCTCGGCGCTGGTGGCGGGGCTGAGCCTGGGCGCCGGGCCGCTGCTCGCCTTCTCGGGCACGGTGGCGCGGGAACTGGGCGAACCGGGGCGCTACATCCGGGGCGTACTGGGCACCGCGCCGGTGGTGATTCCGCCGCCGCCGACGGGTGACGACGTGCAGAAAAAAGACGGGCCGAAGGAGGAGAAGAAATGA
- a CDS encoding NADH-quinone oxidoreductase subunit K, with protein MASLFALIIGILVGSGVFLLLSRSIVRVVLGLAFIGYGVNLAILTVAGLEDKSPPLLTLPGPYVDPLPQALILTAIVIGFATTALLLTVALRAYQVAGHEDVEAFGDSLARDPDAPDGLGADPEHQSPDQPEWEEESGPAHPVSAGGRA; from the coding sequence ATGGCGTCCCTCTTTGCCCTGATTATCGGCATTCTGGTCGGTTCCGGCGTGTTTTTGCTGCTCTCGCGCTCCATCGTGCGGGTGGTGCTGGGGCTGGCGTTTATCGGCTACGGCGTCAATCTCGCCATCCTGACGGTGGCGGGACTGGAAGACAAGTCGCCGCCGCTGCTCACGCTGCCGGGGCCGTATGTGGACCCGCTGCCACAGGCACTCATCCTGACCGCCATCGTGATCGGGTTCGCGACCACGGCGCTGCTGCTGACCGTCGCGCTGCGGGCCTATCAGGTGGCCGGGCACGAAGACGTGGAGGCGTTCGGCGACAGCCTCGCCCGTGACCCCGACGCCCCCGACGGCCTGGGGGCCGACCCCGAGCACCAGAGTCCCGACCAGCCCGAGTGGGAAGAGGAGTCCGGACCCGCCCACCCCGTTTCCGCCGGGGGCCGCGCATGA
- a CDS encoding Na(+)/H(+) antiporter subunit B — MSPKKKKAPRAAPVAGAAVRGEPGGQAGPLAPTPAPLSGDPILRTVSRAAFALVMIFALLLLWRGHNAPGGGFIAGLMTACALILHRIATGESALRVDPARLIPWGAALSFVTGLVPYLLGRPFLKSDYGYLTTELTGEFEWATAMLFDIGVFGVVVGSTMLIAAALTDVRPTERVEGDE; from the coding sequence ATGAGTCCGAAAAAGAAAAAGGCCCCCCGCGCCGCACCTGTTGCGGGGGCGGCTGTCCGGGGTGAGCCGGGCGGACAGGCCGGGCCGCTCGCCCCCACGCCTGCGCCCCTGAGCGGCGACCCCATCCTGCGGACGGTGAGCCGGGCGGCCTTCGCGCTGGTGATGATTTTTGCGCTGCTGCTGCTCTGGCGCGGGCACAACGCACCGGGCGGCGGCTTTATCGCGGGCCTGATGACCGCCTGCGCCCTGATCCTGCACCGCATCGCCACCGGCGAGAGTGCGCTGCGCGTGGACCCGGCGCGGCTGATTCCCTGGGGCGCGGCGCTGTCGTTCGTGACCGGGCTGGTGCCGTACCTGCTGGGCCGCCCCTTTCTGAAAAGCGACTACGGCTACCTCACCACCGAGCTGACCGGCGAGTTCGAGTGGGCCACCGCGATGCTGTTCGACATCGGCGTGTTCGGGGTGGTGGTCGGCAGCACCATGCTGATTGCCGCCGCCCTCACCGACGTGCGTCCCACCGAGCGGGTCGAGGGAGACGAATAA